In Myxosarcina sp. GI1, a single genomic region encodes these proteins:
- a CDS encoding addiction module antidote protein, with translation MTRTRNYEDDLLKALSDPEEAREYLNAALEDENPEVFLLALRDVVKANSTMSELARATNCNRESLYKTLSAQGNPQLNSVRSVLSNLGFKLAVEINS, from the coding sequence ATGACTAGAACTAGAAATTACGAGGACGATTTACTAAAAGCATTGAGCGACCCAGAAGAAGCGAGAGAATATCTAAATGCAGCGTTAGAAGACGAAAACCCAGAAGTTTTTTTACTGGCACTTAGAGATGTAGTCAAAGCTAACAGCACAATGAGCGAATTGGCACGAGCAACTAATTGCAATCGAGAGAGTTTATATAAAACCCTCTCGGCTCAGGGAAATCCTCAACTAAACAGTGTTCGTAGTGTTCTGAGTAACTTAGGGTTTAAACTAGCAGTAGAAATAAATAGCTAG